In the Stakelama saccharophila genome, CTTTCCGATCGCGGAGCTGCTTGCCGGCCAGATGCTCGCCAAGGTGACGCTGTCGGCCATCCTCGTCCCGCCGCTGATCTACGTCGTGGTCGGGTTCGGACGCTGGCTCGACGGACAGGCTCGCGGGGCATCGGCCGGCACCTGAGCCGACTGCGCGCGGGGCGCTCCCCGGCACGCTGGCGCGCGCTGTCCCGGACCAGGTCGGCCACGAACGGGTCGAAGAAACAACTTTCCTACACCCCGTGATCTGTGCCAGCACCGATATTGCTCTTTGACATCGGTAAAATTGTCATGCCTCGCGCGCCCGCGCCCGCGCCCGCGCCCGCGCCCGCGCCCGCGCCCGCGCCCGCGCCTGCGTTGAGGTGCGACTCTGTGCGACCTTTGGCGGATTTATGTGGGGTACCGGGGCGCGCCGGATCAGTCTGCGGCCGCCACCTCCGTGCGCAGCGCCTTGCGGTCGAGCTTGCCGATCATCGTCTTGGGCATGGTCAGGCGCACGATCACCTCGTCCACGCGCTCATGCTTGCCCAGCTTCGGGTTCAGCCAGTCGCGCAGCGCCGCGCCGCTCGCTTCGAAGCCGTGGTTCAGCGTCACGTAGGCGCGCGGCATTTCGCCGTGATAGGCGTCGGGCACGCCGATCACGAGCGCTTCCTTCACCGCCGGGTGGCCGTACAGGATGGTCTCGATCTGGCTGGGAAACACCTTGAACCCGCCGACCGCGATCATGTCCTTCAACCGGTCGACGATGCGGATATAGCCGTCCGCGTCGATCAGGCCGACATCGCCGGTGCGCAGCCAGCGGCGGTCGTCCGGTCCGCCGGTGACCACCCCGGCATCGGCGTCGGGGCGGTTCCAATAGCCGGCCATGATCTGCGGCCCGCACACGACGATCTCACCCGGCTCGCCGTCTGCGGCGGGACGCGACGGATCCTCCTTGTCGACCAGGCGGACGGCCGTGCCCTGGATCGGCTGGCCGATGGTGCCGTTCCTGTTCTCCCCCTCATAGGGATTGCTCGACACCACGCCGGAACTCTCCGACAGGCCGTATCCCTCGATCAGCCTGGCGCCGGTTTCCTGCTCGAACCGGGATTTCAGCTCCGCCGGCAGCGGCGCGCCGCCGGAAATGCACACGCGCAGGCTCGAAAAATCGGTGCGCGCCGTCTTCGGATGGTCGAGCAGCGCCTGATACATGGTCGGCACGCCGGGAAGCGAGGTCGCCTTCGTCCGGTCGAGCGCCGCCAGCGTCTGCGCCGCGTCGAAGCGCGGCAGCATCACGATCTCGCCGCCGGTCAGGACGGTGCGGTTGAGCACGCAGGTATTGGCGAAGACGTGGAAAAAAGGCAGCACGCCCAGGATGCGGTCGACCACCTTGCCGCGCTGCGGGTCGAGCGCCGCCACCTGCCGGGCATTGGCCGACAGGTTCTGGTGCGTCAGCATCGCGCCCTTCGGCCTGCCGGTGGTGCCGCCGGTATATTGGATCAGCGCGATGTCGCGCTCCGGTGCGATTTCCGGCATCCGGCACCTGCCGTCATTGGCGATCAGCGCGGAAAATGCCGTGATCCGCTCGTCATCCGGTTTCCGCGCCACCTCCCGACCGCGGAACAGCCGGTACAATAGCGATTTGGCCGGCGGCAACACGCCCGCGACCGATCCCACGACCAGCCGTTCCAGGCTGCTCGTGTCGAGAACCTTCAGCGCCGTCGGCAGCAGCGCCGTCGCCGACAGGGTGAACAGCAAACGGGTGCCCGAATCCTCTACCTGGTGCGCCAGTTCCTCGACCGTGTAGAGCGGCGAGAAATTGACCACCGTCGCGCCCAGTTTCAGGATGCCGTAATATGCGGCGCAATAATGCGGGACGTTGGGCAGGAACAGGCCGATCCTGTCGCCGGGGCCATATCCCGCCGCCGCCAGTCCGCACGCGACCCGGTTGGCGCCGTCCAGCGCCTCGGCATAGCTGTATTTCCGCCCCAGAAAATCGATCATGGGCATCTTGCCGGCGTCCCGCGCCGACCGTTCGAACAGATCGACCATGGACAGCGGCGGAAATGCCTGATCCCAGGGGCCGGGGTGCTGATAACGCTCGCGCCAGGCTCGGGCAGGGTCGCTCATTTACACGAGTGTAAGCAGGTCCGGCGGGGAGCGCAACCGCCCCTCAGCGCGCGACGCGGCTTCCGGTCCAGGTCACCAGCACCGAGAACGCGGCAACGCCCAGGTCGACAGCGGCGCTGACGCGGTGCGGGGCGCGGTCGCCATGGTCATGGGTCAGGATGCGGATGTCGGCGCTGGGATGATCGGCGATCCCGACGGCCAGCAATGCCGCCGCGATGATCCCGAATCCGATGGCGCGCCTGTGTCGCATGGTCGAACCTGTACGCCATCGCGCGCAGACCGACAAGCACTCATGCGGCGAAGCGGCATGGCCGGCGGTGCGATAGCGGCGCGCGAGCGGGGCGGCCGGGATCGGGTCCGGCCGCCCACACCCTTACTTGGTTTCGACCTCGGCCGGCTTCTTTCTGCCGCCGCTCTTCTTGCGCGGGCGCTTCGGCGGGGCGGGCGTGATCTCGAAGGACAGTTCGTCCGTACCGTCCTTCAGCTTCACGGCCACCTCGCCGCCATTGACCAGCTTGCCGAACAGCAACTCCTCGGCCAGCGGCTGCTTGATCTTTTCCTGGATCAGGCGGCTCATCGGCCGGGCGCCGTACAGCTTGTCATAGCCGCGCTTCGTCAGCCATTCCTTGGCGCCGTCGTCGAGCTGGATGTGCACGCCCCGGTCGGCGAGTTGCAGCTCGAGCTGGAGAATGAATTTCTCCACCACCCGCGAGACGACCTCGGTCGGCAGATAGCTGAACGGCACGATGGCATCGAGGCGATTGCGGAATTCGGGCGTGAACAGCCGCTTCACCGCCTCGTCCTGCGCATCCTCCTTGCTGACATTGCCGAAGCCGATCGCTTCCTTGGCCATGTCGGCGGCGCCCGCATTGGTCGTCATGATGACGATGGTGTTGCGGAAATCGACGGTCTTGCCGTGATGGTCGGTCAGCTTGCCATTATCCATGACCTGCAGCAGCACGTTGAACAGGTCGGGATGCGCCTTCTCGATCTCGTCGAGCAGCAGCACCGAATGCGGATTCTGGTCGACCGCGTCGGTCAAGAGGCCGCCCTGGTCATAGCCGACATAGCCCGGAGGCGCGCCGATCAGGCGGCTGACCGAATGGCGCTCCATATATTCGCTCATGTCGAAGCGCTGGAGCGGAATGCCCAGGATCTCCGCGAGCTGGCGGGCGACCTCGGTCTTACCGACGCCGGTGGGGCCGGAGAACAGATAGTTGCCGATCGGCTTGTCGGGATCGCGCAGGCCCGCTCGGCTTAGCTTGATGGCGGAGGACAGCACCTCGATCGCCTTGTCCTGGCCGAACACGACGCGCTTTAGGTCGGTCTCCAGGCTGGACAGAACCTTGGTGTCGTCCGCCGACACCGATTTCGGCGGAATGCGCGCCATCGTTGCGATGACGGCCTCGATCTCCTTGGGCGTGATCGTCTTGCGCCGCTTCGACACCGGCACGAGCATCTGCATCGCGCCGACCTCGTCGATCACGTCGATCGCCTTGTCGGGCAGCTTGCGGTCGTTGATGTAGCGCGCCGACAGCTCGACCGCGGTCTTGAGCGAATCGGGCGTGTACTTGACCGAGTGGTGCTCCTCGAACGCCGAACGGAGCCCGGCGAGGATCTTGATCGTGTCTTCGACGGTCGGCTCGTTGACGTCGATCTTCTGGAACCGGCGCAAGAGCGCGCGATCCTTTTCGAAATGGTTGCGGAATTCCTTGTAGGTGGTGGAGCCGATGCAGCGGATCGTGCCGCCCGACAGCGCAGGCTTGAGCAGGTTCGACGCATCCATCGCGCCGCCCGAGGTCGCGCCCGCACCGATGACGGTGTGGATCTCGTCGATGAACAGGATGGCATGCGGCAGCTTTTCCAGCTCCGACACCACCTGTTTCAGCCGCTCCTCGAAATCGCCGCGATAGCGCGTGCCGGCGAGCAGCGCGCCCATGTCGAGCGAATAGATCACCGCCTCTTCCAGCACCTCGGGAACGTCGCCCTCGATGATCTTGCGGGCCAGGCCCTCGGCGATGGCGGTCTTGCCGACGCCGGGATCGCCCACGTAAAGCGGGTTGTTCTTCGAGCGGCGGCACAGGATCTGCACCGTCCGATCGACCTCCGGCCCGCGGCCGATCAGGGGATCGACCTTGCCGTTTTCCGCCTTTTCGTTGAGGTTGACGGTGAACTGCTTGAGCGCGCTTTCGCCCTTCTTGCCGTCGCCCTTGGCGGCCTTTTCGTCCTCGGCGCCCTTGGGCGTCGCTGCTTCCGCCGTCGAGGCGCCCTTGCCGACGCCGTGGCTGATATAGCTGACGGCGTCGAGGCGGCTCATATCCTGTTGCTGCAGGAAATAGACGGCATAGCTTTCGCGCTCGGAGAACAAGGCGACCAGCACGTTGGCGCCGGTCACCTCGTCCCGGCCGGACGATTGCACGTGCAGGATGGCGCGCTGGACGACGCGCTGAAAGCCGCTGGTCGGCGAGGGGTCGGTCGCCGCGTCGAGCTTCAGCGCATCGAGTTCGGTGTCGAGATAGTGCGCGACCACCGTCCGCAATTCGTCCAGATCGACGCCGCAGGCGCCCATCACCTTCAGCGCATGCTCGTCATCGACGAGCGCGAGCAGCAGATGCTCCAGCGTCGCATATTCATGGCGGCGGGCGGACGCGGCCTCGAGCGCCTTGTGCAGCGTGGATTCCAGCGCGGATGCGAAAGAAGGCATTTCAGTCAGTACTCCAGTCGGGCCGAAAGGGAATGTACGGGGCCCGCAAACCCAATGTCGGAATTGCGGACCGGCACATCAAGCGCGGCGACCCCGTGCCGGAAGTTCGCGGAGGCGACCCCACGCTTTCCGGCCCGCTCGCGCTCATCGCCGGAATAGCGCCTCGGCGCTTGCACGGTGATTAACGGCGTATTCAATTCGCGCCCTGGTCCGCGCGATCTCGCCCTCCAGCGCGGCGATGCGCGCGTTCAGTTCGTCCACCGAAAGCGGATCGAGGTCCTGCCGGGCGAGGTCGGCGAGCGCATCGCCCGGACGGCGCGGAAGATTCTCGTCGACGTCCATCGGATCGCAGCGTTGACCCTGGGCGCGGCGATGTCAATAACGGGCGTGCCACTGCGCAGATTGGGGGGCAGGCGATGACGACCGTTCCGGAGAAGATGCGCGCGATCGACCCGGCGGAAGCCGGCGGGCCGGACGTGCTGCGGATCGTCGAGCGTCCCGTCCCCCGACCGGGGGCCGGCGAGGTGCTGATCGCCGTGGCGGCGGCCGGCGTCAATCGGCCCGACGTGATGCAGCGCAAAGGGGCCTATCCGCCGCCGCCCGGTGCACCGTCGATCCCCGGCCTGGAGATCGCCGGGACGGTCGCCGCGGTGGGCGAGGGCGTCGGCCCGGAGCAGATGGGCCAGCCCGTCTGCGCCCTGATCGCCGGCGGCGGCTATGGCGAATATGCCTGTGCGCCGGCCGGCCAGTGCCTGCCGGTGCCCGATGCGCTGACCATGACGGAGGCGGCGGCCATCCCGGAGACCCTGTTCACGGTGTGGAGCAACCTGTTCGAGCGCGCCTTCGCCGACGCTGGCGACACGGTGCTCGTCCACGGCGGCACCAGTGGCATCGGCACGATGGCGATCAGCCTCGGCAGGCTGTTCGGGCTGACCAGCATCGTAACCTGCGGCACCGACGCGAAATGCGATGCGGCGCGGGTGTGGGGCGCCGATCACGCGATCAATTACCGGCAGGAGGATTTCGTCGACCGGGTGGCGGCGATCACCGGCGGCGCCGGCGTCCAGATCGTGATCGACATGGTCGGCGGCGACTATGTGCCGCGCAACCTGAAATGCCTGGCCGAGGACGGCCGGCACGTCTCCATCGCCGTGCAGGGCGGGGCGAAGGCGACGATTCCCATCTTCCAGGTGATGCAGCGGCGCCTGACCCTGACGGGTTCGACGCTGCGGGCACGCGACACCGGGTTCAAGACGATGGTCGCCGACGAACTGTCGCGGAACGTCTGGCCGCACGTCGAGGCGGGCGCGCTGAAACCGTGCATGGACCGCACCTTTCCGCTGGAACGCGCCGCCGACGCCCATGCCCGGATGGAAGCGGGCGATCATATCGGCAAGATCGTCCTGACCATGCGCTGACCCTCTCGCGCCCGGCCACCGGACGTCGGGCACTGCGGACGCTTCCCCCGATGCCGCGGCGTCGCTAAGGCGGACCGCGTCATGACCGATCATACCCCCGATCCCGCGATGCTCGCCAAGGCGGAAACGCTGACCGAGGCGCTGCCCTATCTGCAACGCTACGCCGGCGAGACCTTCGTCGTGAAATATGGCGGCCACGCCATGGGCGACCCCGAACTGGCGCGCGACTTCGCCGAGGACGTGGTGCTGCTGAAGGCGGTCGGCATCAATCCCGTCGTCGTTCATGGCGGCGGTCCGCAGATCGGCGCGATGCTGAAGCAGCTAGGCGTCGAGAGCGAATTCATCGACGGCCTGCGCGTCACCAGTGCGGAAACGGCGCGCGTCGCCGAAATGGTGCTGTCGGGCGCGATCAACAAGGAAATCGTCGCCTGGATCGACCAGGCCGGCGGCCGCGCGGTCGGCATTTCGGGCAAGGACGGCGGCTTCGTGCGTGCCGCCAAGGTCGAACGCACGACGCGCGATCCCGACAGCAATATCGAGCGGGCGGTCGATCTCGGCTTCGTCGGCCGGCCGGAGCGCATCGACCGCAGCGTGATCGACACCGTCTCGGCCGCCGGCATGATCCCGGTGATCGCGCCGATCGGCGTGGGGCCGGGGGGCGAGACCTTCAACATCAACGCCGACACCATGGCCGGGGCCATCGCCGGCGCGTTGCGGGCCGCCCGGCTGTTCCTCCTGACCGACGTGGCCGGGGTGCTCGACAGCCGAGGCGACCTGCTGACCGACCTCGATCCGCCCGCCATCGCCCGCCTGCGTGCGGCCGGCACCATCACCGGCGGCATGATCCCGAAACTGGAAACCTGCGTTTCGGCCGTGGAGGCGGGCGTGGATGCCGCCGTCATCCTCGACGGGCGCGTGCCCCATGCGATGCTGCTGGAAATCTTTACGCGGCGCGGCGCGGGCACGCTGGTTGGCAAATCGATGCCGAGCACCTAATTTGGCGCGACTGTACCAGCCAGGCGGCACACCGACGCGCGGAGACAAGGCTTGAACGCAATATTAGACATCATCCAGGTTCTGCTGACGATCCTGACCTGGATCATCATCATTCAGGCGATCCTGTCCTGGTTGATCGCGTTCAACGTCATCAACACGCATAACGAGTTCGTGCGCTCGCTATGGCATGGCCTGGGCGTGATCACCGAGCCGCTCTACCGCCCGATCCGGCGGGTACTGCCGGATTTCGGCGCGCTGGACCTGTCGCCGCTGGTGGTCCTGATCATCCTCTATATCCTGCAGAACATCATCATCCCCCGGCTCTATACCGGCCCCACCTTCGTGATGTAGCGTCCGGCGGTGGCCAGTCGGTCACGAAATCTCTATGGGGCGCGGGCATGACGGCAGCGATCATCGACGGCAAGGCGTTCGCGGCGGACCTGAGGGCCCGTATCGGCGACATGGTATCCGATTTCCGCGGCAAGGCGGGCCGGCCACCCGGTTTGGCCGTCGTGCTGGTGGGCGAGGACCCGGCGTCGTCCGTCTATGTCCGGATGAAGGGCAAGGCGACCGTCGCCGCGGGCATGGAAAGCTTCGAGCACCGCCTGTCCGCCGACGCCTCGCTCGACGAGCTGCTGCATCTGGTCGACCGGCTCAACGCCGACACGCGCATCGACGGCATCCTCGTCCAGCTTCCGCTGCCGAAGCATCTCGACGAGCAGGCGGTGATCCGACGCATCGACCCGGACAAGGATGTCGACGGCCTGACGCCGGTCAGCACCGGGCGGCTGGCGCTCGGCATCGAGGGACTCGTGCCCTGCACGCCGCTCGGCTGCCTGATGCTGCTGGAAGACCAGCTCGGCGATCTGTCGGGGATGGACGCGGTGATCATCGGCCGCTCGATCCTGGTGGGCAAGCCGATGGCGCAGCTCCTTCTGTCGCGCAACTGCACGGTCACCGTCGCTCATTCGCGCACGCGCGACCTGTCGAGCCATATCAGGCGCGCCGACATCGTCGTCGCCGCCGTCGGCCGCCCCGATTTCGTCAAGGGCGAATGGATCAGGCCCGGCGCCACCGTCATCGACGTCGGCATCAACCGGACCGAGGACGGGCTGGTCGGCGATGTCGATTTCGACGGCGCCGCATCGGTCGCGGCCGCGATCACGCCGGTGCCGGGCGGGGTGGGGCCGATGACCATCGCCTGCCTGCTCCGGAACACGCTGGTCGCCGCGCACCGGAATGCCGGCGTGGCGCTCGACATGGACGCGATCTAGACTCGTGGTCGAGCTGTTCATCTCCACGCTCATCACCTTTTTCGTGGTGATCGACCCGATCGGCTGCGCGCCGATCTATGCCGGGCTGACGGCGGACGCCACCACGGCGCAGCGGCGCGCCATGGCGATCCGCGCGATCACGGTGTCGGCCGCCATCATCCTGGTCTTCGCCCTGTTCGGCGAGCATCTGCTGGGCGGGCTGGGCATCAGCCTCGACAGTTTCCGCATCGCAGGCGGCATCATGCTGTTCCTGATCGCGCTGGAAATGGTCTTTGAAAAGCGCACCAAGCGGCGCGAGGACCGGGCGCAGAAGATCATCGACGAGCAGCCGGAGGTGGAGGACGTCTCGATCTTTCCCATGGCGATGCCGATGATCGCAGGGCCGGGTTCGATCGCGTCGATCATGCTGCTGATGTCGCGCGATTCGGGGCTCGAACGCTCGATCGTCATCCTTGCGGCGGTCGGGGTGATCCTGCTTTTGACGCTGGCCGCGCTGATGGCGGCGGGGCCGCTGATGCGGCTGATGGGCGACAAGATCGAGGCGATGATCACGCGGCTGCTGGGCGTGCTGCTGTCGGCCTTTTCGGTTCAGTTCATCGTCGACGGCGTGCGCGCCAGCTTCACCTGATCCGCCAGGCGCGGAACGGCGAATCCTTCGGCAGTTCGACCGGTGTCAGCCAGCCGGGCACCTTGTCGTGCGACAGGCGGGCATAGAAGCCGTCCGGCGCGCTGGCGCGGTACACGGTGGTCTCGCTCATGTTCGGACAGACGAGGAGCAGCGTCGCATGGTGCCGCTTCATGATGCGGTGGGCGCGCTCTGGCGTCCCCTCGAAGGCGTGGTGGACGTCCAGGATGGCCGGCCCGTTGCGGTGATAGGGGCCGGCGACCGCGTCATGGTGCGTGACGGTGACGAGCCGGGGGCCGAGATCGACATGGGTGAAGATCACCTGCGGCGGCAGGCGGTCCAGTTGCTTCAGACGCGAATAGCTGGCGCAGCGCGCATTGGCGCGGTTCACCACCCGGTGATATTCGTTCATCGGGTCGACACGGAACCAGCCGAGCAGGACGCCGGCGAACACCGCCGCCAGGATCGCCGCGCCGACGCCCGCGCCGACGACCTTAGGCATCCAGCCGCGGCGGGTGACGAGCCAGGGAATGACGATCCAGGCAAGCGCAGTCGCGCCCGGCAGCGCCAGCAATTCGGCCGCGGGGCCGGCGCGGACCTGCCACAGCAGCATGGCGCAGGCGAAGGCGGTGAACAGGGCGGCCGGCAGCCACAGCATGAAGCGGCCCCGCCGCCAGGCGACGACGGTCGCGACGATCGCGCCGATCAGGCCGATGACGGGCAGCGTCGCGATCCGCACGATATTGCGCAGCGGATGTTCGTAGATCGGCTTCGCCTCGCGCACGTTGTCCAGCCACACGCGGTAGAGTTCGGGCGAAGCGCCTTCGGGGCGCCCCAGGCATTGCGGGAAGGCGGCGGCGAAGGCGGCGGCGATCGCGGCGCCGGCCAGGACGGCGAGCGTCAGGCGAATGAGCCGCGCGCGCGGGTTGACCCAGGCGAGCACGAACAGCAGGGCGGCGGAGAGGGTGACGGTCGCCAGATAGACCGGCGTCAGCGCATCGCAGCGCATGGCCCGGTTGGCGTAGGAGGCGAAGCCGGCGAAACCGATCGCCACGCCGCCGCCCAGCGTCAGAGCATAGACCAGCAGGCGGCGCGCATCGTCGCGGTCCCAGATCCAGCGCAGCGTCAGGATCGCGCCGGCCATGGCGCAATAGGGCAGCATCTCCAGCCCGATGGCGAGCGAGAACGCGCTCGACGCGCCGATGATCGCGCCGCCGCGCACGCGCCGGTCGTCGGCCAGGCCCGCAACGGTCAGCGTCAGCGCCGCGAGCTGCCAGCCATGATGGTCGATCCGCATGGGATAGAACATCAGGATCGCCGGGCCGCTGCTCAAAAGCAGCATCGCGATCATTAGCGGCCACGAAAACGCCCCGACCAGGCGCCGCACCGTGAAGCCGAGCGCGCCGATGACAACCGACAGCGGGATGAGCGGCGCGATGCCGGCGGCAAGCCGTTCGGCCCACCAGTTGCTGGTGAACAGACGGAAGAACAGGATCAGGCCCGCGATCGGCAGGTCTACGATACGCGACCAGTGGATGTTGAAGCCCTGTGGCGGGTTCAGGCGATAGTTGGTGAGGTCGTACCAGCCCTGCCCCGACAGGAGGGCGCGGACCTGCATCAACCGCATATTGTCGTCCGTATCGCGCAGCGCGAGCCAATAGATGTAGGGCCAGCGGTCCCAGAAGAACCAGATCGCCACGCCCAGCCAGACGAGCATGCTGGCGCGCAGCCAGTAACGGTCGTTCAGGCGGGCGAGCGTGTCGCCGGCGGGCAGTCTGATCAGGCGGGCGACCGTGCCGACCGCGGGCAGTGCGAGACGCAAAACGCTTTCCTCTTGTTGCGTCGGCCATTAGTGCCGCAAGCGCAAAGGGCAAGGTGGCTGTGACGGCAATTTCGCGACAGGTTGAGGCATTGCGCGCGAGCGGCGTGTTCGGGCAGTTGGTCCGCTTCGGCATTGCCGGCGGGATCACGACGCTGATCTATACCGGCGTCTATCTGCCGCTCGCCATGTTCGTCTTCGCGCGCGAGCAGGCGGTCTTCGCCGTGCCCTTTGCCTTTGCAGCGGCAGTGTCGAGCGGGTTCGTGCTGCACAGCAAGTGGAGCTTCAAGGATCACGGCACGCGCGATTCCAGTGGCCGCCAGCATGTGAAGTTCGTCGCCGTGCAGGGCTTCGGCCTGATGCTGCACGCGGGCATCACCTGGCTGCTGACCGGCCTGTTGCACCAGCCGGCCTGGGTGCCGCTGATCCCGGGACTGATGATCGTGCCGCTCGTGACCTTCGTCCTCAACCGCCAATGGGTGTTCGCCTGAGATGGAACGCATCGTTTATGACCGGATGGCCGCGCACGATTCGACGCATTGGTGGTATCGCGCCCGGCGCGAGGTGCTGGCCGACTATCTGACGCGCGAGGCGGCGCTGCCGGCGGATGCGCGCATTCTCGAGATCGGCTGCGGCACGGGGCACAATCTGCCGATGCTGGCGCGCTTCGGCACGGTGGATGCGATCGAGATCGATCCCGCCGCCGCCGCGATCGCGGGCAAGCGGCTGGGCAAGCCGGTCGGCAGTGCCCCGCTGCCCGCGCTGGGCGGCGTGCCGCGCGGCGCCTACGACCTGATCGCGGTGCTGGACGTGGTCGAGCATATCGAAGACGACGTGGCGGCCCTTGCGGCGATGGCCGAGTGCCTGAAACCGGGCGGCGCCATCCTGATCACCGTTCCGGCGCATCCCTGGATGTGGAGCGCGCATGACGAGGTGAACCACCATCACCGGCGCTATTCGAAGCGTGCGCTGGGCAAGGCGATCCGCGCCGCCGGCCTGCGCCACAACGGGTTGCGCTGGTTCAACTCGCTGCTCTTTCCCGCCGCCGTCGCCGCGCGCGCCGCGGGCAAGCTCACGGGCAAGGAGGACAGCGACGATTCGCCGCCGCCGGCCGCGCTCAACCGCGCATTCCAGGCGATCTTCGGGCTGGAACGGCATCTGATCGGCCGGGTGCCGATGCCACCCGGCCTGTCGATCATCACGCTGGCGTCGAAAGACTGAGGCTCAGCCGACCTCGCCTGCGGTCAGCGTCGACGACACCTTCCACTTGTCCACGCCGCCTTCGGTGGCATGGCGGTCGATCGCGGCGCGTTCGTCGTCGCTGAAATCCAGGTTCTTGAGCGCATCGAGGCTGTTGTCGAGCTGTTCCACCGTGCGCGCGCCGACCAGGGCGGAGGTAACGCGGGGGTCGCGCAGCACCCAGGCGATCGCCATCTGCGCCAGCGTCTGCCCGCGCTTTTCCGCAATGGCATTGAGCGCGCGGACACGTTCGATATTCTCGTCCGTGAGCATTTCGCGGTCGAACGATCCCGCCTTCGCCGCGCGCGCATCCTCCGGTACGCCGTTCAGATACTTGCCCGTAAGCAACCCCTGCGCCAGCGGCGAAAAGGCGATGCAGCCGGTGCCGAGATCGGCGAGCGTATCGAGCAGTTCGTCCTCGATCCAGCGGTTGAGCATGGAATAGCTCGGCTGGTGGATGAGCAGGGGCACCTTGTATTCGGCCAGGATGGCCGCCGCCTTGCGCGTCAGCTCGGGCGAATAGCTGGAGATGCTGACATAGAGCGCCTTGCCCTGCTGGTGGATAGTGGCGAGTGCGCCCATCGTTTCTTCCAGCGGCGTGTCGGGATCGACGCGGTGCGAATAGAAGATGTCGACATAATCGACACCCAGCCGCTTCAATGACTGGTCGCAGCTCGCGATCAGATATTTGCGGCTGCCGCCGACATCGCCATACGGCCCCGGCCACATGTCCCATCCGGCCTTGGACGAGACGATCAACTCGTCGCGGTGCGCGGCGAAGT is a window encoding:
- a CDS encoding class I SAM-dependent methyltransferase — encoded protein: MERIVYDRMAAHDSTHWWYRARREVLADYLTREAALPADARILEIGCGTGHNLPMLARFGTVDAIEIDPAAAAIAGKRLGKPVGSAPLPALGGVPRGAYDLIAVLDVVEHIEDDVAALAAMAECLKPGGAILITVPAHPWMWSAHDEVNHHHRRYSKRALGKAIRAAGLRHNGLRWFNSLLFPAAVAARAAGKLTGKEDSDDSPPPAALNRAFQAIFGLERHLIGRVPMPPGLSIITLASKD
- the mgrA gene encoding L-glyceraldehyde 3-phosphate reductase, with product MSFDIPYTADAGRYDGRMPYRRCGRSGLKLPAISLGLWQNFGGADVFETGRAILRRAFDRGVTHFDLANNYGPPYGSAEENFGRVLAKDFAAHRDELIVSSKAGWDMWPGPYGDVGGSRKYLIASCDQSLKRLGVDYVDIFYSHRVDPDTPLEETMGALATIHQQGKALYVSISSYSPELTRKAAAILAEYKVPLLIHQPSYSMLNRWIEDELLDTLADLGTGCIAFSPLAQGLLTGKYLNGVPEDARAAKAGSFDREMLTDENIERVRALNAIAEKRGQTLAQMAIAWVLRDPRVTSALVGARTVEQLDNSLDALKNLDFSDDERAAIDRHATEGGVDKWKVSSTLTAGEVG
- a CDS encoding GtrA family protein encodes the protein MAVTAISRQVEALRASGVFGQLVRFGIAGGITTLIYTGVYLPLAMFVFAREQAVFAVPFAFAAAVSSGFVLHSKWSFKDHGTRDSSGRQHVKFVAVQGFGLMLHAGITWLLTGLLHQPAWVPLIPGLMIVPLVTFVLNRQWVFA
- a CDS encoding AcrB/AcrD/AcrF family protein; this translates as MRLALPAVGTVARLIRLPAGDTLARLNDRYWLRASMLVWLGVAIWFFWDRWPYIYWLALRDTDDNMRLMQVRALLSGQGWYDLTNYRLNPPQGFNIHWSRIVDLPIAGLILFFRLFTSNWWAERLAAGIAPLIPLSVVIGALGFTVRRLVGAFSWPLMIAMLLLSSGPAILMFYPMRIDHHGWQLAALTLTVAGLADDRRVRGGAIIGASSAFSLAIGLEMLPYCAMAGAILTLRWIWDRDDARRLLVYALTLGGGVAIGFAGFASYANRAMRCDALTPVYLATVTLSAALLFVLAWVNPRARLIRLTLAVLAGAAIAAAFAAAFPQCLGRPEGASPELYRVWLDNVREAKPIYEHPLRNIVRIATLPVIGLIGAIVATVVAWRRGRFMLWLPAALFTAFACAMLLWQVRAGPAAELLALPGATALAWIVIPWLVTRRGWMPKVVGAGVGAAILAAVFAGVLLGWFRVDPMNEYHRVVNRANARCASYSRLKQLDRLPPQVIFTHVDLGPRLVTVTHHDAVAGPYHRNGPAILDVHHAFEGTPERAHRIMKRHHATLLLVCPNMSETTVYRASAPDGFYARLSHDKVPGWLTPVELPKDSPFRAWRIR